Part of the Drosophila pseudoobscura strain MV-25-SWS-2005 chromosome 2, UCI_Dpse_MV25, whole genome shotgun sequence genome, AAATgcataaatgcataaataaatccAGTGCAATGCACAAATTTCGTATGCTACGATCGGGATCAGTCTGCGTAGCTTGAGGAGACTGTAGAGGCTGTCTAGTTCACAAGGAATTAAAACGCCGTATCCGACGAGTAACAACGCTATGCTCTAAAAGTATACCAAACGAATTTGTAACTGCACAGATCATTTGACGTATTTCTAATGCAAAATCGAAATACACCGATTAAGATGCTTTCAACTCAACATTAGAATGGCTCCTACAGGCTGAAAACGAACAGAACCAACTGACGTAATACAAGAAATAAGTTAGTTCCCACATTGAGCTCACCCCGCAGAGCAACATCGAAGGAAATCTGCTAATGGGCTGAAATCTGTACTATTTACAGCAGCAAAAATCTCAATACCAGAAGGGACGCCTATAAGAAGGTACACGAACTCTCACCAAGGCTCTAAAAAACGAATAAGAAGACGGCCAACGCCGCTATATAGAACGAGAGGCAACGTTgagagttgctgctgcgaccgcaactctacattgttagtgagagacagagcgagagaaaatGAAActgttttcttcattctggctatactAATAAGACGATCTGGTTCAGCTTCTGCAATTATTGTCTTCGATTCTCCGTTTTTGGAATATACTATTTTGGAAATTGAATATACGcgtatactcattttgagtatcgggtctAAAAAGTTGCACAAAGCATCCGCTCTGGACGGTCTTACAGGGCATACAAGAGAAACGGTAATGCCATTACGAAGTCATCAGGTTGTGAAATAATAGCTCTGAAAATGATCATAGAACTCTGCAGGTGTGCGGCTAAAAAACCTGCCAGCTTCTAAGTGCAATCACAAGACTTGGAAAGACACCGCGATTCTTAGTCGCTAAATGCCCAGTAAAGGTAACTAGCCCCGGCATCAATTAACAGTGGAGAGATGTAATGCAAAATCGGGTTACTTTTACTGTCAACAGAGCTGTCCTTTTTTGGCTCTGAACAATGCACGCATCCCGCAATCCAACGGCTTAATACATCTTGACAGGCGGATAACGTGGTGCAAGCACACAGAAGCCgacaattacaattaaagCAAGTAATCGCTATGCGCTTAGCTTGGACTAGTAGAAAGTCCTTCTGTACAACTCCGTGCTGAAACCTATCTGGAGGTACAGCTCCGAGTAATGGGCGTTATGAGGCAACGCAAGCAGATGCAACATCGACATTATCCAGCAAGCACAGTCGAATAAGAATATCCACACAGATAGTAGATAAATAAGAATGAATACTTCctactatactatactatactataccgCTTCCTTCTTTTGTGGCTCACAGAAAGATAATGTTCGATGCACCTTCGAATAATAGAAGTAATCGAGTCTCAATTGCCTTGTAAACCGTCATCCTGACTTACATGGAGTTTTCTTTAATCAAAGTTCAGTTTGCTTTAATGTTCAAAACATAGTATCGTCTGTTCAGTGTTCTAGTTTTATCGCATTAGTGTACTAAGTCTACAAAACAAATtgtaaagtaaaaaaaattttaatacaCAGAAACCCCGAGAGCGAAATTCTTGATTTCGACCAAAGTTGAAACCCAAACCCCCTGGTTTACGATGTCAAAGAAAGGATGGAGGGCAAAGTCCCAAACAATGATGTTTTTAGCTGCGCCCGATCCACCAGCTGTGGACGCTCCACCGGCTGCGGCCGCGCCAGTGGAGAAACCAAGGCCCACGATGAAGGAGCCACCACCGACATTTATTTTTGACGTCGTGGTGACCAATTTGGAGGCACAGGGCGTAGAAATAACCGATCCCAAGGGGCTGGCGATCGATGTGAACTTCAATCGCTCGCCTTTGACCCTCACCTCGAGCCGGATCAATGTGAACGAGTTCAAGCCGGGCAGCGGCACCGAGTTCCAGACGACGCCCAATGCCTTACGCAAAACTCTCGAGGAATGCGGCATGACATTCGTGGTAAAGTACAAGGGTCGCGCTGTGGGCAGCGGACAGACATCCTTCCCTACCATGGTCACAGAGCGTATCGAACGAGAGATGAGCGACATCATCCATGTGGACACGTGCGTTTTGTCTAAAGGGGGAGAGCCGGCTGGTAGGCTGGAGGTCCTCTGCCGCCTTGTCATTCGCTGCAATGAGCAGCCGAAGTACGTAAAGAGTCCTTTCCCCCATAGTGATCCAGACCTAGTAAATTGCTTCTTCCAAATATCCGCAGGGTAGGGGAGAGCGAATGCCAGCGGAACATGGACAAAAGCATCAATCCGCAGGACATAATGTTCGTTATGGGCGAATCCCAGCACTGTCCCAGTCCTTGCGATCCCTGCCTAGATGCCATGGATTCAGAGCCGGGTGACGAGCGTCTGCGCCTGGATCTGCAGCGATATCAGAGTCAGAAGGCCGGCACCTTTAATCCCAACAAACTGACGACGGACAAACTATCTGGAATTCCGGCTTGCTGTGAACTGAAGGTGGGTGCGAGGTAAGATCAGAGCTGCCATTGATAATACTATCTTTTAAACCTTTGCAGAAAATGGCCGTGGAGTATGAGCAGCTAATAGACTCCATAACCAGGTCCACGGGCTGCGCGCCACCACCAAAGCCGCCTTGTCGGAACCCGGATGAGTTTGATATGAGTCCTTGTCGTGACACACACATGCCCGTGGATCTGAAAATGCCAGGAGAGCCCCATCTGCCCTGCTTTTCGTATCTGCCGACTCGTCAGGAACAGAAGCCCGACTTTTGCGATCAGAACCATATACCAATGCCCATTGCAGACTGCGACGGAAAGAAGCCGGAGATCAAGCCCATCCGTTTCTGTCCCGTGTGCCTGACCAACATGTCCTGGATGCCAAAATTTGCGTCCTGCCCAAAGTGTGGCATCAAGCCGATGCCCGTGGTAGATGACCGGCACAAGGAGAAGAAACTGACGGCCGACCAGATACTACTCGAGTTCCTCGGCAAGCCACCGGCCACGATCGACGATTACTGCGTGGATCCTTGCGAAAAGGCAgtcaaggacaaggacaacgaTGCAGGTGGAACTGACGAGTGTCCTCCATGCCGCTGCACTTGCAAATTCGGGAAGCTCTGCGCCCACTGTCGCATCCGGAAACTATGCGCAGACATCTTCCAGACGAACCAAGTCCAGCCCAAGTGTCCCAAGGTGGAGCCGCAGCCGCCCGAAGACTTTTGCGTCGTTAACAAGTCGAGTAGCGAAGACTGCCGACCCTATCTGGCCAAGGTTTTCTCTGAACTGCGCGACCTCTACGACATCAAGGACACTAAAAAGATTTCCGAGTTCGATGAGAACTGCGAACTAAAAAAGACCAAGGAAGAGGAGCCAGACACGACAGGCAAAGTTGATCATAAGAACATCCGCAAGGATAAACTCAAGGCACAGACTACGAAGAAGCCTCTCTACAACCCAGGCCCCAAGCGCCCCTTCGACACCCGCACCGTGACTGGCCGCCACAAGTACTGCGTTCGCCAGCAAGGAGGAGTATCCAGAGGCCACGGCTGGGCATGGAGCAACAGCTATGAAGCCCGCAAGATGGGCTGGCGACCCGGCGCCATCCGGCGGCCCATCAAAAAGCTTATGAAGTTTTTTCTTCTGGACACTAGCCGAGAGTCGGCCTTTAAGAAATGCAAAGATGCTGAGGCCAAGGAACTGGgcaaggagctgcagcagccggTGCTCAACGTCTGCAAGAAGAACGGGGAGATCTTTATCACCCTCCGGCCGTTGGGCACGCTCGGGATGCGACAGAAGCCCATCATCTTCCGGGTGGTTAAGAGTGAGCTGGCCGTGGCGCTGCGGAAGATCAAACGGATTCTCAAAGAAAAGGGCTTCAGAAAGTGCACCTGCCACAAGACGCTGATGATGTGCACCTGCCGCAACACCCTAGAGAAGAAGCAGCTGGCTTCCGCCCTTGACAAGCAGTGCCAGCGCCACTGCATAGCCCCCTGTGCCGATCATCTGGTCCTGACAGACACCAGCGAGAGCGACATGGAGTTCGACTTCGATGTCACGCCTCCCGCAGGCACCGAGCAGCCGCACAGGCGACCCCAAGCTCGCAGTGGAAACCGAGGCACACAGACCAGCAAAAAGGACCgacagccgccgccgccaaagTATCCAATGAAGCAGAGTCCCTACTGGAAAGCGTACAACTGTGCCGCGGGCGATCGCTATGTGGCCACGGCCTTCGGGTCACCCGGCGAGGAGGTCTACGAGGATGGACTCTTTGGGTGGGGTGGCGGTGGACCACACGGACCGTCCGCCCAGCCTGGAGGAAAGCCGAAGGCGCCTGGCATCTGGGGCTCCCCCGAGGGAGGCCCTATGCCAGCGGGACCAGGAGGAGCCAGTCGAGGCGGCCGCGGAGGTGCCTCtggaggtggtggaggaggcggtggtggtggtggtggtggtggcggtggcggtggcggcggcggcggtatACCAGCCGGATTGAAGGGATTCCCAAAGGGTGTGGCTGCCAAagtggctgcagctgctgcaggaggaggTCTCAAGGGACCACTATCATCAGTAGGTCGTGGAGGAGCGGGTggcggaggagtaggaggcagaggaggaggagggggagggggcggaggtggaggtggaggcggaggtggtCCGATTCCGGTGAGAATGCCCCAGCGATATATAAAAGCCCTCGAGAAAGCGGCCAATGCTGAGAAGGAGGTACAACAGAAGCAAGCcgagcagaagaagaagggcATAGATATGATGAAGTACCTCCAAAAGTCGGGAGCTCTCAGCAAGCCCTGGAACCCGGCAGACGGCAAGGCTCCGAAAGGCAAGCAAACCGGTCCTGTCGTCGGACCCGATGGCCTAACCGACGCCCAGCGCAAGCGTCGCGCCCTGCTCGACATGCCCCAGCCCCCGCTCGATTCGATAACACGAAGGGGCAAGCCCTTCGATCCCTGTGCCCCAGCTGCCTACTACTGTGGCTACTACTGCTAAGCGTGCGTCCCCTCTCTCGACCCATTTTCAAGCATTTCCATTTGGTGTGAAATTTTATTTGCCACTTTTCCTCCCCTTCATCAAACATTCAGCAAGTGTGTTGGCGTTTTGTTGTCGCGTTTCCTCGGAGCTGATCAACCCACAACGATTCGCTTTCAATTGACATCACGTCTCCAGGAATTTGAACTGGAGATGGTCCGCAGGCACAGTACACACATGTACAGAGGCATCCACCTCACTAATGCTGCGAAAATCCAATGGCATTACCAAATGTTATGTTATGTGGAAGAAGATTGTATAAAGCTTGTACATAATGCATGAAATATGGCaatttcaattagtttttAGTGCCACAgaacgacagacagacatgggaTTAAATTTTGTAAGCCCAACAGCTTGTTTGCGATATTATAACAGCATTTTGGATTTGCCAGTCGACATTGGAATAGAGGGGAGCCGTTCCAGCAGAGATTGAAAATGTTGTCTGTGCAGTTAATTAAATGGCAGGCACGCACAGGACGAAAAGGAGCGAGGAGCGAGGAATGAAGCGCTGGGcaagggcagggcagaggaAGGGgaacaacagctgcagcacTTTATCATCGGCTATACACTTTGAGGAAATATTCTACAAGAAATTAAGTTTCCGATCAGCATTCTAAAGTTATTATAAGCTCAAAAATTATTAAGAAAATATCAAACTAATATCACATTTTGAATAATAATCCTAATCAAAGGCCAGAATTCAAACATAAATTGAATCATCTATaagaatatataataaaagaaatcCCAGTATCAACTGCTAAGGATTTTGCACTactttctctcagtgcacaTGGGCACCACACACGCTCTACGCATAGAATAATAGTATATTAATAGGGAATGCTAATGCTATGCAAAATACCTAAGCTGATTAGGAGATATAGGCTCCCTATAGCACTCAATGGAGTCGTGCGTGCCCATATTCGGGGCTAATAAGTGCCTCCCAGGCTCCCATGCTCCACTATCGTACGAGTATCATAACATGATTGttgctctcggctctcggaaATCCCTCGACGCAGTTGTACCCCCAAACTCAACCCAAGAGACGGACCTCCTTAGGACCAACGAACCATTGTAAATTGAGCCAATTTATTTGGGACGAGACGAGCAAAGGTACGAGCATCAAATTTGCACGAGAGTACGcgaaattttttaattatacaaattacaGCAATTAAGTGGGGAAAGAAAACgcgaaaaaataaaagatttcTTTTTTTGCGTGTTCATTGAGtaagaaaaatatatcttACCTGAAGTGAAAAAAGAGCAAATGGATAAAGAGTGACCATGAGGATAAGGATAAGGTTGATTTTGGGATACTAAGAAACTTGGAGAACGCTGATAGAAGATGGGGTAAAACTTTTAATGAGTGTCTCTATGTGGTTCAGCTGAGTTTTTTCGTAGCAAAAAGtgtaaaaaaatgttttctgcAAAGTTAAAATTTTCATCCACGAGAATTCCAATAGGTATTCAAGGGGACTCTTGTCGAATGAATGAAATGGGAATTCCATCAATCGAactcttggacgttgacatgcaatgactgcatcttacaAGAGGCGATGGAATCACtacaccgtcaagtggcccgtctgaaacgcggatcccaggcaaaacgcagccttcctcccgcccaaccgaccgaggggcgcttcCGCATGGCACGCGgcgcgtagccgaaccgaacgcgagCATACAGGAAAGATAACTGAtaactaatattcgaggaaaattagcactaaacttactaagagaactaagcatgcattaaagatacaaataccactacaattactaattactagaaaggtgtgtaaggatttgtaatttaataagaggaagagaattagtagTAGAGGAATTCGAACATatgaccctaaacggttcatgcaaggaataattggaagtggaagaaacaacggtataaaatgtCTAGTAGTTTATGCAgatcaacagatcagggctgtctatgtcacccctgatcaagatGTGTATAAAAATCAccccaagcatttttctacggttaactaaggatgggaggcttactaatagcagtctactagagtaagatgggagtctcacacccgcatcccagttaaggacCCTCAGGGCAAAGagcaaaaagtttttctgtactgattctatacggtcctggtgtactttgtacatGCCCAAGCAcgaattataaatatataaagcATTTTCCCCGAAATGATAATCTTGTGTACCCCGAATCAATTGTAAATTAATTCATTTTCTACTAAGACCACTCTGCTTTTTGTACCGCAACAGGTTTCAGTTTCCGTTGCGGAAATATTTTATAGGACACTTAGCAGGCGACAGGAGcacatttatttttggcactGCACCAGATAggctgaaaatatttcaaatttctGGCACAAATTTGTAGCTGCGGCCGAGAGAAGGGATACACAGATGATTCAAATATTCCAAATTATGATTTGGGGCGAGATGCCCTAGAATGCCCTTCTCTGCATAATTAAATGGGAGGCGGAGTAAGGTTGAAATCGTGGGCAAACTCTGttgaatatttcatttaatggGATTTTTAATTTGACGCTTTAAAGTCAGCAAGGCAGGAAAAAGCAGAGGACGGAGAGTGAGGGGCAAAGGTAAACGCATTTTGGCACTCCATAAATCAAACAGAAGAAGAGAACCCTCTAGCAAGTGGTACCGCTGATACCCTGGGCCTGGCACGAGAGAGAAAACAATTACCAGAGaatgtaaaaatatttatttagtgAGCTTGACCTCCGGTCGGGTACTGGTCTCCTCGAAGGACCCTCGTCCACGCCGGCCATGTCAGTGGCCATTCGGTCTGGCAGTTAACATCCGTTTCCGTCAGCACAAACAAAGCTTTTATCGGACATAAAACTGTGGCGAGGGCGCAGAGAAATGCCCGGACTTGGCCCGTCAGGGAGCGTTACGAAAATGTTGTACACTGAGGTGAAGGCAAGTGAAGGCGAATGAAGGCGAGTGAAGGCGAGTGGCTGTCCAAGACACTTTATCATCATTTGTCAATTAGTTGCATTACCTTTAAAGCCGGCAAGCGGCAAAGGAAGTCTTGGGTGCGACAGGCCGCAGGCAGGTCCATTAGTAGCCGAGCCAACTTATTTGCTGCATAATTCATAATAATTATGCCGGCAAATTTGTGCTGCCCCCGAAACTTTCGCAACTGTCCAAATCATTCTCCTTCCTTACTTACCCATTTTTGCCAACTTTTCTGCGGCGcttttggctctttttgcAATTTTGGAGCAGCTGTGCAGGATTTGAGATTCCTGGCTGTCATATAGCTGCCACTGGGGAAGCCCTGCAACACCTGCTGCAACATCGCAGCGTTTCTTTTCTGTCGGTTTAAGCTGCCATAATGCCACAATGGCAAAAGCCAGCTGTCCTTTGTGCCACAATTGGGTTTTAATGAATATTCGATTGCAGCATTTTAATTGCCACACGGAGTCACCACGGTTGCATGCAGGCCGACACGCAATCTCGAGTCTCCGAGCTGGCTGCCTCGCAACCGTTGCtctaattaatgcagaaaTCCGCTCTGCGACAACACTGCGTATGAGCAACAAAGCAGCGCCGACAACGCTGCGTATGGGCAACGACTTGGAAACGTAATCGGAGTACCCTTCATGTGAGTCCACTCCTCTGTGAGGCAGTCCATGGCTTGGCCCCGCCcttggccaaaacaaacatcagctttacgaTTCCATTAAAGGCTAAGGGAAAATGGCAGAAAGCCCGAAAAAAGGGCATCAGCTTTCCCAGACTGTGAGTGTGGCTTAGTTTTTTAGGAAAACTTTGACAGAACAAAGGGAAATTCACAAAACTCGGGTCCAGAAGAGAGGAGCACACAATCTGAGTAGTATTcttcaatttaaaaatttgaTTTGGGTTTGTGGCACTCATACTACCAGATTTTAATTCGGGTTAGTCGGAAGTTATGGCTCATTGGAGCGGATTATAGGTGCTCGAAACTCTGACAGACTTTTGCAAATCAACTTTCTAGCACCATAATCATTGGCTTTTGTCAACTCGGAATCATAAACAAAAACTCTGCTCTCGGGTATCTTTCTGGCAGTGAAAACTATAATAATCCGTAAAATAAAACTTTCTAGtcggaaagagagagagggagagagagagagagagctcttcCACACCCATACCTACCCTTCAAGCGTGGTAGAGCGGTggagtgcggcatgtggcagctTTTGGGTCCGTGCGCCCCAAgtatgcaataaaataaaatatttattcatgCATGCGCATGCAAACAAGTACGCGGCAAATTTCGcctgaattttattttatttctatggaataaaacccaaaataaaataagca contains:
- the LOC6897282 gene encoding uncharacterized protein, which encodes MSKKGWRAKSQTMMFLAAPDPPAVDAPPAAAAPVEKPRPTMKEPPPTFIFDVVVTNLEAQGVEITDPKGLAIDVNFNRSPLTLTSSRINVNEFKPGSGTEFQTTPNALRKTLEECGMTFVVKYKGRAVGSGQTSFPTMVTERIEREMSDIIHVDTCVLSKGGEPAGRLEVLCRLVIRCNEQPKVGESECQRNMDKSINPQDIMFVMGESQHCPSPCDPCLDAMDSEPGDERLRLDLQRYQSQKAGTFNPNKLTTDKLSGIPACCELKKMAVEYEQLIDSITRSTGCAPPPKPPCRNPDEFDMSPCRDTHMPVDLKMPGEPHLPCFSYLPTRQEQKPDFCDQNHIPMPIADCDGKKPEIKPIRFCPVCLTNMSWMPKFASCPKCGIKPMPVVDDRHKEKKLTADQILLEFLGKPPATIDDYCVDPCEKAVKDKDNDAGGTDECPPCRCTCKFGKLCAHCRIRKLCADIFQTNQVQPKCPKVEPQPPEDFCVVNKSSSEDCRPYLAKVFSELRDLYDIKDTKKISEFDENCELKKTKEEEPDTTGKVDHKNIRKDKLKAQTTKKPLYNPGPKRPFDTRTVTGRHKYCVRQQGGVSRGHGWAWSNSYEARKMGWRPGAIRRPIKKLMKFFLLDTSRESAFKKCKDAEAKELGKELQQPVLNVCKKNGEIFITLRPLGTLGMRQKPIIFRVVKSELAVALRKIKRILKEKGFRKCTCHKTLMMCTCRNTLEKKQLASALDKQCQRHCIAPCADHLVLTDTSESDMEFDFDVTPPAGTEQPHRRPQARSGNRGTQTSKKDRQPPPPKYPMKQSPYWKAYNCAAGDRYVATAFGSPGEEVYEDGLFGWGGGGPHGPSAQPGGKPKAPGIWGSPEGGPMPAGPGGASRGGRGGASGGGGGGGGGGGGGGGGGGGGGGIPAGLKGFPKGVAAKVAAAAAGGGLKGPLSSVGRGGAGGGGVGGRGGGGGGGGGGGGGGGGPIPVRMPQRYIKALEKAANAEKEVQQKQAEQKKKGIDMMKYLQKSGALSKPWNPADGKAPKGKQTGPVVGPDGLTDAQRKRRALLDMPQPPLDSITRRGKPFDPCAPAAYYCGYYC